A window from Miscanthus floridulus cultivar M001 unplaced genomic scaffold, ASM1932011v1 os_2044_1, whole genome shotgun sequence encodes these proteins:
- the LOC136534552 gene encoding classical arabinogalactan protein 9-like: protein MERAGVLCLALLCLMAAHSAVAQKSSTPAPAAAPAATTPPATPTKKTPAPAAAPPTTPATVAPAAAPPTTTPATPAPAATPPATLAPTAAPPKSTPKASPPAPAPKAKAKATPPAASPPVAELPPAASPPAPAPASPPTKPAEVPAPAPSKKKKKPSSPSKNKKKKSKAPAPAPVAEAPASTKKSKAKAPAASEADAPGPVGDGAAADTAAAGRTVAGGIMAAALGLVALLA from the exons ATGGAGCGCGCCGGCGTTCTCTGCCTGGCGCTGCTCTGCCTCATGGCCGCGCACTCAGCCGTTGCGCAGAAGTCCAGCACCCCGGCCCCGGCCGCCGCGCCGGCCGCCACCACCCCGCCAGCGACCCCGACCAAGAAGACGCCCGCACCCGCCGCCGCGCCACCCACCACCCCCGCCACCGTGGCCCCGGCCGCCGCGCCGCCCACCACCACCCCGGCCACCCCGGCGCCCGCCGCGACCCCGCCCGCCACCCTGGCTCCCACCGCGGCGCCGCCCAAGTCCACCCCGAAGGCGTCCCCTCCCGCCCCGGCGCccaaggccaaggccaaggccaCCCCGCCCGCCGCCTCCCCGCCGGTAGCCGAGCTCCCGCCCGCCGCCTCGCCCCCCGCGCCGGCCCCCGCCTCCCCGCCCACCAAGCCCGCCGAggtccccgcgcccgcgccgtccaagaagaagaagaagccctCGTCGCCctccaagaacaagaagaagaagtccaaggcccccgcccccgcccccgtcgCCGAGGCACCCGCCAGCACCAAGAAATCCAAGGCTAAGGCGCCTGCGGCCAGCGAAGCCGATGCACCCGGCCCCGTCGGcgacggcgccgccgccgacACCGCG GCTGCTGGAAGGACCGTGGCAGGCGGAATCATGGCGGCCGCGCTGGGCCTCGTGGCCCTGCTCGCCTAG